CTGAAAACCAAACCCGAATAAGTTAATATCGAAGCCAAACATGCCTTCATCGCGGTTTCTCTCGGGGCTCGCCATCGCCATCGTAACCCTGGTCCTCCCAGTCCTTGGCCAGGTCTCCACGCCGTGTTCCCCGGCAATGATCTCGAGCTTCACTCCCTGCTTCAACTTCATCACCAACAGCAGCGCCAATGGCACCATCTCTCCCTCCACTGACTGCTGCAGTTCCCTCAAGTTGCTCGCCAACACCAGCGTGAGCTGCCTGTGCCTCATCATGACTGCGAACGTGCCCATCCAACTCCCCATCAACCGGACGCTCGCCATCTCCCTGCCCCGTGCCTGTAACATGCCCGGTTTGCCCGTCCAATGCAAGGGTAACTATCTAAACACTAAACTAGCCTGACACACAGTTTCCCTATGCTTTATTATGTCCGATTTTATAATACGACCATCTTTGTCTTGTTTATGCAGCCTCTGGTGCACCAATTCCCGCTCCAGGTACAATTTGTATCTTTTAATGCATATGATAAATTGCCTCTAATTCCATTCGCAGAGTAAATATTTTACATGGCCTTAAATTTCGCATCTATTGACAGGTCCTATGGCACTTGGTCCGACTTCTTCCGCTCCGGGAGCTTCTCCAACTGCTAGTCCCACTGGTAATCATAATTTATACACTGCTTCAAGCCTTGATACTTATCCTACAAAAGTGAAATTGGAAAACTAGTCGCATTAATATATGGCTTAAGGTGTAGTTAATGAATTTCTTCCAATACTTTGCCTCCGAACAGCATCAGCACCAGCTCCCGTTCCCGAAGTCGAGCCACCGCCTGCTCTGCCACCAGTATCGGACACTCCACCTGTACTGACCCCACCATCGCCTCCAGCGACCTCGACAACCCCAGGTAGCCGCCCAGTGGTGAATCCACCGGCGGCTTCCGGTGTTACTCATGTCCCTTCCCCGACATTATTTCTACCAGTTACGATATTAGGATCTCTtatgatgaaattttattaGGGAGCATTTGGGAGGTAGATTTATTCCTCCATTATGTTCTATTCTTACTTAAATTATGGTTTGATAGGATGATTCTTTTGGGGCGTTTGTTAATACTATTTGGGGCCACATTCGGCCGATTATTCACCCAATAAGTTGAGATATTCACTTCCGTTGTGTATAAGTTCTGGTATTTGAGTTGGTATTTGTATTCGTCCTTTTTTCtacattaataaaataattcgtTTGGCCTAGTTAAAAAAAACCGAAATCCTAATAACAACTAATAAAGGTGCTCAAGTGTTCCATTAAGTATCGAACCCGGAACTTTTGATTACCAAGGAAGAGCGTATGTCAATGCACTACACCCTCATTGATTCGTTTGGTTTATTTCTATAACATGTCTTCTTATAATCTATGTACCTGCGCGTTGCCTTCTGAATGAGTATTAAACTCAGCTAATAGAATTAGAACATCCCGTCCACTGGATGGCCTCGTTGAAAATTTATGAAAGGGCATAATACCCTTTAGTTAAGCTAAACTAGACCAATTATCAAAGTAAGTTCGATACCAGTAACTTCAATTGCCCTTACTTCAGTCGAAGGACTAATTATCAATGTAGATTGATTCAGATGGTTCGATGCCCGTTTCCTGCAAATAAGGTCAAGCATTTGGGCtttatgaatgaagaaaaatcacaATTTAAACAAATTTACTTCTTAGTGAACTAAGCAAGCTTAAACCTATATTAATCAGAGTCTATTAAACCCCGAATACCAGGCGGTGCCCCCAAAAGATAAAAGTTGATGAGCCAATTTACAGTTTATGGCCTGACCTGTGGAatgaggggcaaaatcgtaAAAGCATCGAGCACAACCACCTGCAACTCTCCCGCCATTAAACAGATAATTGAACCCCACGCGCCACATAGCACTCTCCCCCTTCCCCTTAACGAACCTAAaactgctctctctctcttctcagttctctctctctttacgACCGAAGGCGGcaaagttcagaaatggacgCCATCGCCACCGTTGCTCTCTTCGTCAATTCACTTCTCCTCATTCACCTCGCCAGCAGCACCACCGCAGCGGCACCACCACTGCTTCCACCGACTAGCTGTTCGACCGCGATCATCCTGTTCTCGCCATGCCTCCCTTACATCTCGTCGCCGCCGAACGACCTGGACTCGAGGGTGACTCCGTATTGCTGCAGGGCCTACTCCTTGGTGCTCGTCTCCGGCTCCGGCATCTGCCTCTGTTACCTCCTACGGGAGCCTGATATGCTCGGATTCCCTCTCAACAACACCAGGCTCATCTCTCTGTCATCTGATTGCTCTCTCCTGAATGTGAGCTTCGTGAACAGAGGATCGTTGGAGTCTCTCTGTTCAGGTAAGCTCCTCTGTCCTGCTCTGGTTTACCGATGACCAATCGGTAGATCAATCTTTGCTTTTGCTGGAAGTTTCTGTGCTGATAGAGCTGACTCTGAGATAGGATTCGAAATTACTCATTGCTCTATCATCGCGCCGATTAGGAGTTCTTAAGCTGAATAATGATTGATCGATCTATCTTCGTGCTGATTAAGATTTCAGTTTGACCGGAGGATTTTTCGTGTTACGCTAAAGAACTTCAGATTACTGATGAAGTCTTTCGGTTTCGTATGCTGTGCACCAGCTTCACCACCGCTGCCTCCGCTCAGCAGCAGCAATGGAGGCTCGGATGTTCAAGCTGCACCTGATACCAGTACTGTCCTAATCCTTTTCTcgaacttttatttttgtagaATCGCAGAGATTAGGGCAAACAAGAAAAATTGTCTAATTAGCAACACATGCGAAAATAATTTTGCCAGATATAAGCAACTAAGTCATCGATCGAACATGAGTAAGGGCTCATCCCGAGTGTGACTGGGTCTGTGAAACGTGATCTGATATGGAACAGCTCTATAGCATACCATAAACTAATACCAAAGGTAGATATTTGGGTTTCGAGTACAGTATAAGTGAAATCGTGCATCTTCAATGAATCCCATCTTCGTTATCTATTGAGATCTGTTGATTATGTAGTCAAGCTCTCTGTTGCTGCAATTTTAGGTCCAGCCAGCACTCCATCCCTAGATACAAGCCCGCCACCCGACTACGCTACCAGTTCAGGAGAAGCACCAAGCTTTGCTCCAGAAGCAGCGGATATCTCACCAGACTCATTATCAGGAGAAGAAGCGGTGGACTCGTCTGCAACACAGCATATCAATACCAGAAAGAGGAGCCGACTTCTAGCAAGTACAGTAAATATGCTACTTGCCATAATTGTTGGTCATTTATAAACAGCCATACAGCAATACAAAAATGTGACAATTCCTGTCAAAGAAACTTGAGCGAGATTGTTTTCCAAGATACAAGgtcgggatggactcgaattGTGAAGTTGTCATAAAGCCCCATGAGCAAAGATGTATTGGTACAAAAGATGAGCTTTGCTCACAACCTCGACCCCTTGAGCGCCTCTCATATTTCCACTGATCAGTGCAATTAACTTGTCATGGAAGGAAAGCTGAAGAGAAAACAGTTTGCATTAATAGCCATAACTTGATAAGAAGGTCTAATCACATAAACCATCACTGCAGAGCAAAAGCAGTTACATGCACACAGATGTGAATATTCGTGTGCGTAACTGGATACTTTGCTTCAGAAAAACGAAGCATCAGTTTGGTTTCACGATAAATAATGAGGCTTCTCAAGAAAAATTTAGGGCCTCAGCTCAGGGTAATGAAGCTCATATAGATTTAGGTACATGCCATTATGCTGCTGAGTCCCTTTCTCAACAGCCCTAAATAAATCGCTCATGAAGCAAAAACAGATTAGCGGAAGGTCAGCTAATCATATCACTTGCATGCCCTCTATGCCACCTCAGATAGCAAAAGCTCATTTCCACCCATCGGACCATTCATCTTCATTGGTACACGGTACAGGAAGCGCTGTTTGCGCACAGTATTGACCCCAATCGTATTCGTCTCCCCCTTGAAAACCGCAGTTCTCTGAGCCCCTGCTGTTTCCATCTTGAAATGGAGCATGAGCATCGTCTTTAGGATTCATGCTTTGTACGGGCTCAGGAATTGCAAGCTCAGTTTTTTCAGGAAGAGCACATCCCTGGTAGGCATCGTTCTCCACGCAGTACCATAAGAGCTGGTTCCAATATGGGTCCTGAcaaattgccaaaaaaaaaacaatgcaGCAAGTTCGTTCATTTTCGTGTTCACTGCCAAGTAAGAAAAGAACACAACTCGTAAAAGTATCCGCACTCTTGGTTATTTAGATTGCGGAATAACTTGATACCATGCTACGAACCGATAAAGATTGTACAGCATAAGTATTTGAAAAGATTAATTCTCCATTTTTGAGATACAAAGTTCAAGAAACAGCAAAGAACCTGTCAGCGTCATAAACAATTTTCAGGAGTTCCAAGAGCACCGATACTGATTTTGGAAATATAGGATATGACACAGCGGGATAGGACCCCacctatatatagatatgcatATACACAGAGATAGACACATGATGTGGTGACAATGACATTATAATAATGCGATGTGAATCTCTGTGAATGGAATGGGATAAGCAATATAAATGTTTTGGCAGAAAGAATATAGGGCAACGAGAGTAATTCAGTAAGTTCTTTCAGAGTAAATTGCAATTCGAGAACTCCCTCTCGTTTCCCTCTCTAAGAGATAGCTAAAGCTCAGAAAAGGAAGCAAAGGAAGAGGACCACACCTTGCAGATAATATGTGGATTCCCAACAACTATAAGTAGAGATATAGCACGGGTCATGGCCACGTTAAACCTTCTCGGGTTGCTCAAGAACCCTAAGCAGTGGATGAGATCAAACTCATTGTGCCTCACCGTCGAGCGAACAGTAGAAACCACGATAACTTGTCGCTCCTGCCCCTGGAACTGCTCAACGCTTCCAATCTTAATATCGAGCATTTCCATAATCTCGAGGGCTTTCCTCAGCTTCAGCACTTGCTGTCGGTATGGTGTGATAATCCCAATGTCTTCCTGGGTCAGCTTCCCACTTTCTCGGAGTTTGTCAATGACTTCGACTACCTTGCTTGCCTCAATTCGATTGAACCAAGAAGGGTTGTTCCCTTCCCTCTCATCACAACCTTGTATACCAATAAAAAGAATCGGGAAATCGTTGTTCTGAAGGAAGTCTGTTGGAGATTCCAAGTAACTTGACTCATCCCTGCATGCAATTAACTCACCCTCGTAGAATAGCGTAGAAGGGAGATGCAAAATCTCCGGGCGGCACCGATAGTTCCTGACAAGCTTCGTCACATAATTTTTATCTCCACTGGAGTAGGGCTCACTCTCAAAGAGCCTCTCAAGATACGACTTCCCCAACCCGTGGCACTCAGCCTTTTTGGAGTACACAATAGGGCCAAGTTGCATTGGGTCGCCTGCAAGAACAACTACAGTGTCCCTTCGGCATAGGCTTGATATTGGAATCATAGTCTCCGGCTCTGATGCCTGCCCCGCTTCGTCCAAGAAGAGGTGGGAGAACTGGCCTCGCTCAACTCCTTCTGCTAAGAGATTTGACGCGCTCATGTATGTTGTAATAACGATTCGACATCTTTTGAGAAATCTAAGTGGGGGACACTTGAAAACACCTTCAAGTTCATCATAGTAGCAGAAAGGAAGAAGATCAGGGTGGATGTCTTCGTAGGGACGACTAGAGGCATTTAGCCGGAAAACCTCCTCTTCATTCACTTCAACAGCTTTTTCCTTGAGGAGCTTCTCCAAAATGTGGTCGGCAGCACTATTTGAAGGTGTGCACACAAGTATTTGAGCATCTCCACGACCTTTATAGAGCTGGAGAATAGCTTCAGCTATAATAATAGTCTTTCCAGTTCCAGGAGGCCCATGAATCACATAAGGTGATCCCCCTCGACAACGTAAGATCATCTTGACAGCAAAATTCTGCTCATCGTTGAGGACACAAGTTATAGGAACAAAAGGAGTTGTTCGGATCTGCCTCTTGTTATGGTTAGCAGTTGGGAAGAGGACAGCCTTTTCTAAGTTTGTCGCTTCATTGACAGCCCAATACATCCTCCTCATATTGAGTCGATTGTAGGTGAACTGAATGTTGTACCGATGTTCGTCCCAATGGTATCCGTGGAACTCCTCAGAAAACTTCAAATAGACTTCGTCGGCTTCAACCCGGTGGACAACACCCTGCATTATAAAGAAAACCTAGGGGGCTCATTTCATATAATAATTGCCACCTTTTCAATAGACCACATTATTTCATCGAATGACCACATTCAACTGTCATCTTGTTATTATTGGCAACCATGGTCTGCTTTTCTGTGAGTAGTAGTTCAGTAACTTTGAACAAGAAAATTATAAGCCAGTGTGCAAGTGTGAACCTCGTGTACTTTGTTGCCGTCGTTTGGGTCGTCTGAAGCCCTCTTCGCAAAAATAGAGTCTCCAGCAACAAGCGAAGGGCGCCTCTCGGCAAGTCCAGGTACCTCCAGGGTAACGAACTGCGACCCTTTCCTCCTCATTGAGACGCGCTCCATATTGAAAGCCTTGACGTCCTCCTATTTGCAACAAAGCAATCACGAAAAGTCAACAGAGCAATACACACAGAGACAATCCAAAGAATACTGCCCATACTTTCTTAAAtaagaatataatttttacctCCAGCTGTAACTCTTCCAAGTTTAGTAAAGCCGTGAAGAAATCAACATAATTCTCTGCCGCCAGACCTCCTCTAATAGAATCAGGAAGCTGCCTCCTCTCCAAGATCTCTCGGACTTCCCCAGGGATTGGAAATTGAGGGAGCTTAAACTTCTTAGAGCCTTTGCCCCGCATCCCTTTCAACTTTGCAGGAGCAGGACGACGCCCCCTCACATAATTATTGTCATTTAAATCAAAGTGCTTCTTCTTGGGCTCTTTCGAGTAGGGCTTGTTCGAAGCGAGGGCCCGGGAGATCTTGTCATCAGCCATCAGAAAGATGAGTCTCTCTATTACCCTGCTTCCAACATCGAAATGGACAGCTGTGGTGTGCTTCCCAATCCGTTCAGGCTTAGAGAATACCCAAACAGTCAATTCCTGCCCAGGTTGTACGGTCCGCTCCTCCAAGCATGTGGTCTCACGGAAACCTCGGGCCGTGTCTTCTCCCGCTTTTGACTTAGGAGGTTCCATCAAAGAGAGCTTGAACGAGTCCTCAGGACTGGAACTGTAGATGTTTATGGTCCAGAGTTCGATGGGCTCATCCGTGTTGTTCTTGATTGTGATGGAGTCGGAAGCAGTTTCCCCCACCGTGACTGACTGAGGCTGTCCATTCATAAAGGGGAACGGGACAGAGACCACGATTGGGCCATCGTCACTGGGATTATAGCTAATCAGGGACTGGTCCTGCTGATGATCTATGAATGTAATTTCTCCCTTATCAGCGATCACTGACCGTTCTTCGTCATCCGACCAACCCGCCACCGACCCCATTATAGCTACAACAAACTGAAGGAGCTAATATCTAAAAGAAATGACAGGTGAAACTCGATCGATGGAAAGGAAAATAAGATGGATAAAACAACTACATCGCCCTGTagggaaaaggaaattaaCAAGACTTCAGCACCCAAATTCTCAAATTAACTCTCTCGATTCCTCACGCAATATACATAAATGTACGTCACAAACACATCCGTAATTTCTGGGTCCATCCCATCAGATCCTATTATGTTTCTGCTCCATTTATGGTTTTGTGAAGAGCTCGTGAGTGTCATCAAACAAACTAATCTACATTACTATGATACATAGAGGAGGATGTTTTCTGGGGTTGAAAAGGGCGCACACAAAATCGAAGAGGGGCTTCTCTTTCCTGACCAAATCCTTAATCCAACCAAAACAAAGATCGATTTTGGAGCAAGTGAGCAAGCTCCGAACGGATTAGAAAGGACAATTCCAGTGAAATGCATCCAGATTCAAATGTGGGTGTGACAGAAAATCATCCTTTATCGCAATTCAAATGAAAAGGGAAGACCGAATACAGGAAAAGCAGATTGTTGAAAGAACAGTGGCGTTGAAAAGCATCATCGGCTTACCTCCGATGGTCAGAAGCAGGAGAGCAGAGCTGAAGCATGGCCAGACATTGGGCTCTTCATGGGGATTTCGGAAGGGAGAACTGTACGGTCTTCTTCTGCCCCAGAGGTTGGGAAAGGTATCGGAAGAATGCGAGTGACAATGACGACGAAAAGCTTCGCTACGTCAGTTTATATACTCCCACTCTTACCTCAGATTCATTAAACACAACACTGTGTAACCCAGTGTGGACTAGCTTGTAACAGTTGAATTGAAAGAGACATTTTTTTAACTTCTTTTCGAAATACACCACCTAATATTCGAAAATCAACGTGTCCCGATCCATACATGTAATGGTTCGGATTTATTATACACAACACTGTAACTCATGAATTAAACATGCATCGAACATGTGAATCAATCCATGCCGGTTTTGTTGAGCGCTTTTACAATTCGTAATATGGGGTGCTCATGTTAAAGGATTTCATAATTCTAATGGTACTTTATTACTTACTTCTGATTATAAAggtattatatttttctattaatattttattaattttaaattatattagttttataattttaaaaatggtatttaccttttttttttcctattgcATACGTTGAAGCACATTTATCGTTcatgcaaataatttttttgtttcactagAAATAATTCGATGCAGCCTTCATGGCAAGTTGGGCATCTTTTTATTATGGTAAAAAGTTAACTTGGGGCAACCTTTGGTCTCACGCTGATAGCATTAAAATTATCTATAGAACTCGTAGTATATTAGAATAATTTACTATCCGTGTATCACAcgaatttgtttaatttatttatgaagTATTTTGTTTACCCCATTTATCATGCTAAACATAATATTTGTtgttatatattatgaatTGATTCAATATTTTAACATAATGATCAAATTTGTGTAAAATATGAATATGAATTAGGTCCCTTACTTTTGAAAGTGGTCCCTGACTAATTTGTTTGCATCGAAATCGTCCTTCCGTCCATCAAACCTTAAGAACTTAATGGAAAGCATGATTTACATCAAAATGGTCCTTATGGcctttatgattttttttaaaaaaatttcttcttattttctttttttcgatgCTGCCAccaaatatttaaaattaattactgGCCCAAATAAGAGCATCACAAGCCACTCGAAGAGCTCCGGCAAGGAGGCAAGAGATCATCGGAGGTACAAGGTATCATTCGAAATCTTGAAAACGGCAGGGGAAGAGAAAAGGGAAGGAGGTCGGGAAAGATTAagttgtgtttgattttagagttgagtagagttgaattttgattttaattggtttgtaatgattgtgttgttgaattgtaaaaatagtaatgaatagttaagagaatttaatattaaaaattgaattgaatggttaaaaaaattgaagaaatagaaaaagtaataattgtgctgttgaattgaagataagtggaatagagttgaaattttttctcaaaacaAACGGACCCTAATTGAAGTCAATGGTGTGGTGGGGATGAGATTGGATTAAGAATCGATGGGTTGGGGAATGGGTGACCGATCATTTTGGGAGGCACAATATTCTTCTGCAGATTCCGAATTCTTCTGCAAAGCCATAACAGCACACCCTGCCCCGCTCGAACATCCTCCATGTGTCTCGGAAGCACATTTCTCTCCTCTACTCTGCCACTAGAAAGGGGTTCAGCTTCCTCCTCAAGTTTGCTACAAGCTCGGCTTCCTTCGACCTTGGTTCCCTCCTGCGAGGACAACACAAGCTCGAGGTCAGAACAACCCCTAGTCCAAGATACATGCGGGGTTGGTGGCCGACGGAAGGGAGCCTGCGGTTGACGATGGCAGGAGATAACTGACTTTGCTCTTGGTGACTTGAAGAGGGAACGAATAACCCTGAAAAAACGCTGACAAGCTCCGAGTATAAGGGAGCAGCATCTTCTGCGCAAAGATCACTTCTGGCAGGACGCCGCTGCTCGGCCAACTGGGACCACTTTGATGCGATTCCCgtcaagaatgacgagacccgacaactaaaggaacccaagatcgttccacgatcagatttgattgacgaaccctcgacccgttgttcactacaaaaacaagaaccttggtataactgacctcaacccgttgtttaatgcgaaacaagaacctcggtatataggaagacgccacaaacagtgatggaaagccgcttgataagtcgatgaagacgccacaaacggtggtggaaagccgtttgataagtcgatgatgaatgccacggaaacttccgataagttcgattagttcttcaagaaccaaagagaatactctcacaattttctgaatgttccttctttattaaaaattgactaagatgaatatatatagacataaagtaatcctaatctggccatatctcctcctaatgataaagaaattaacacctagaatatcgatagagatatgacataatctataaagatatgaaaacTAAATACctctagaatatctctatgagatttaaactttaaacaaatctgatgatatcttctcttgatcatcaaatattctagaagcttcatcaaacacttgctgaatttagcattgtccagaatcttcgataacttgaataatgttgatggatctttgtggatcacgtgattcatgtctaatgggcctccacgaatttgcttgagcccaaacctcttgaatcaggccgttgagttcatctttaaacttctttgctcgtgctcgcgtaatcggtccaattggaacttgagctggatcccttgaagtcgtgctacgatttgtatcattcccctcctcttgaaaaggatttgtcctcaaatcatcacctacatcaaaaggaagcaaatcagcaacattaaaagtaacacttacattgtactcaccaggtaagtctagtttgtaagcgttatcattgatgcgctccaggacttgaaaaggaccatctcctcttggaagcaattTCGAGtgtctttgcgccggaaatctctctttcctcatatgcaaccaaacccaatctccgggttcaaaaatcagcttatgacggcccttgttggcgtgttttgtatactgctccgttcttcgctcaatgttgagtcttgttttcttatgaatctgcttgacaaattcagctttctttttgccatctaaattaacatgctcagtcaaaggtaaaggagataaatccaatggagttaaaggattaaatccataaacaacttcaaatggtgaaaatttagtagcggaatgaacagatctgttataagcaaactcaacatgtggtaaacactcttcccatgttttaatgtttttttttatgattgccctcaacaaagtaaacaaagttctatttactacttccgtttgaccatcagtttgtgggtgacaggtaatagaaaacaacagcttagtacctaacttacaccacaaagtcttccaaaaatagctcaagaacttagcatctctatccgaaacaattgttctaggcatgccatgtaacctcacaatctccctaaagaacaaatcagcaacatgcgaggcatcatccgttttgtgacatggaataaagtgtgccatcttagaaaatctatccacaatcacaaaaattgaatctctcccacgtttagtcctaggtaatcctaacacaaagtccattgaaatatcaatccaaggctcactaggaattggtaaaggagtatacaaaccgttaggctgcactctagatttagcttgcctacacgtaatgcatctaccacaaatttctcaacatctcttttcatatgtggccaatagaagtgttcttgcaaaatagctaaagtctttgctactccaaaatgtcccattaatcccccaccatgtgattcctgcactaataactctctcaaggaacaatttggcacgcataacttattctctcgaaacagaaagtcatcatgcctaaagaacttaccacaaggaattttctcacaagctcgatattcctcacaaaattcatggtcattagcatataaatttttaatgtgctcaaaaccaagcaattttgcatcaagtgtagagagtaatgtatacctgcgagaaagtgcatcgg
The sequence above is drawn from the Punica granatum isolate Tunisia-2019 chromosome 5, ASM765513v2, whole genome shotgun sequence genome and encodes:
- the LOC116207211 gene encoding sulfated surface glycoprotein 185-like, with amino-acid sequence MPSSRFLSGLAIAIVTLVLPVLGQVSTPCSPAMISSFTPCFNFITNSSANGTISPSTDCCSSLKLLANTSVSCLCLIMTANVPIQLPINRTLAISLPRACNMPGLPVQCKASGAPIPAPGPMALGPTSSAPGASPTASPTASAPAPVPEVEPPPALPPVSDTPPVLTPPSPPATSTTPGSRPVVNPPAASGVTHVPSPTLFLPVTILGSLMMKFY
- the LOC116208995 gene encoding uncharacterized protein LOC116208995, whose amino-acid sequence is MDAIATVALFVNSLLLIHLASSTTAAAPPLLPPTSCSTAIILFSPCLPYISSPPNDLDSRVTPYCCRAYSLVLVSGSGICLCYLLREPDMLGFPLNNTRLISLSSDCSLLNVSFVNRGSLESLCSASPPLPPLSSSNGGSDVQAAPDTIKLSVAAILGPASTPSLDTSPPPDYATSSGEAPSFAPEAADISPDSLSGEEAVDSSATQHINTRKRSRLLASTVNMLLAIIVGHL
- the LOC116207760 gene encoding probable RNA helicase SDE3 — translated: MGSVAGWSDDEERSVIADKGEITFIDHQQDQSLISYNPSDDGPIVVSVPFPFMNGQPQSVTVGETASDSITIKNNTDEPIELWTINIYSSSPEDSFKLSLMEPPKSKAGEDTARGFRETTCLEERTVQPGQELTVWVFSKPERIGKHTTAVHFDVGSRVIERLIFLMADDKISRALASNKPYSKEPKKKHFDLNDNNYVRGRRPAPAKLKGMRGKGSKKFKLPQFPIPGEVREILERRQLPDSIRGGLAAENYVDFFTALLNLEELQLEEDVKAFNMERVSMRRKGSQFVTLEVPGLAERRPSLVAGDSIFAKRASDDPNDGNKVHEGVVHRVEADEVYLKFSEEFHGYHWDEHRYNIQFTYNRLNMRRMYWAVNEATNLEKAVLFPTANHNKRQIRTTPFVPITCVLNDEQNFAVKMILRCRGGSPYVIHGPPGTGKTIIIAEAILQLYKGRGDAQILVCTPSNSAADHILEKLLKEKAVEVNEEEVFRLNASSRPYEDIHPDLLPFCYYDELEGVFKCPPLRFLKRCRIVITTYMSASNLLAEGVERGQFSHLFLDEAGQASEPETMIPISSLCRRDTVVVLAGDPMQLGPIVYSKKAECHGLGKSYLERLFESEPYSSGDKNYVTKLVRNYRCRPEILHLPSTLFYEGELIACRDESSYLESPTDFLQNNDFPILFIGIQGCDEREGNNPSWFNRIEASKVVEVIDKLRESGKLTQEDIGIITPYRQQVLKLRKALEIMEMLDIKIGSVEQFQGQERQVIVVSTVRSTVRHNEFDLIHCLGFLSNPRRFNVAMTRAISLLIVVGNPHIICKDPYWNQLLWYCVENDAYQGCALPEKTELAIPEPVQSMNPKDDAHAPFQDGNSRGSENCGFQGGDEYDWGQYCAQTALPVPCTNEDEWSDGWK